The Streptomyces sp. NBC_00239 genome contains a region encoding:
- a CDS encoding MFS transporter, with the protein MTISPLLHRPRRRPAPAPSRYRDVLALPNVTRLLAGAVIGHLPVAMAPLAILIAVRADGGSLRLAGILAAVYGLAAAIGQPLWGRLLDRHGHRVAIGVTALASTTAFLALAFLSPAGHPAPAAVIAAAAGLCTPPLEAALRVLWPHVVESPQHRRAALALDACAQELVFIGGPLLVLGLDAVTGTVLVLTATAAIGLGGAALFLSAPPTRTWQPAPTRTRWLGPIRVPGLRALAAALFGAGITLGALNVVALAAGERHHAGYLSTMIPAALAVGSLTGGLLFGRRTWPGSPARQLLLIGAGFLLGSLPMLADPAPTLAIAAAVLPGLFLAPLLVTGFHALDVLVPRSTLAEASAWLIACLGLGQAAGTALAGLVPSTAPAGTAAVAAAGAALGLFLLLVTRRHLTLQTPKGVGCESAEPLTGSR; encoded by the coding sequence ATGACCATCAGCCCCCTCCTGCACCGCCCGCGCAGACGGCCCGCCCCCGCGCCGTCGCGCTACCGCGACGTCCTGGCCCTCCCGAACGTCACCCGCCTCCTGGCCGGCGCGGTCATCGGCCACCTCCCCGTCGCCATGGCACCACTGGCGATCCTGATCGCCGTACGGGCGGACGGCGGCAGCCTGCGCCTGGCCGGAATCCTCGCGGCCGTGTACGGACTGGCGGCCGCGATCGGGCAGCCGCTGTGGGGACGCCTCCTGGACCGGCACGGCCACCGCGTCGCGATCGGCGTCACCGCCCTCGCCTCGACCACGGCCTTCCTCGCGCTCGCCTTCCTCAGCCCGGCCGGCCATCCCGCGCCGGCGGCGGTCATCGCCGCGGCCGCGGGCCTGTGCACCCCGCCCCTGGAGGCGGCCCTGCGCGTCCTGTGGCCGCACGTCGTGGAGAGCCCGCAGCACCGCCGGGCCGCCCTCGCACTTGACGCCTGCGCCCAGGAACTCGTTTTCATCGGCGGCCCGCTCCTGGTCCTGGGCCTCGACGCCGTGACCGGCACCGTCCTCGTGCTCACCGCCACCGCCGCGATCGGCCTCGGCGGAGCCGCACTGTTCCTGTCCGCGCCGCCCACCCGCACCTGGCAGCCGGCCCCCACCCGCACCCGCTGGCTCGGACCGATCCGGGTCCCCGGCCTGCGCGCCCTGGCCGCCGCGCTGTTCGGCGCGGGCATCACCCTGGGCGCACTGAACGTGGTGGCGCTCGCGGCGGGGGAGCGCCACCATGCCGGCTACCTGTCGACGATGATCCCCGCCGCGCTCGCCGTCGGCAGCCTGACGGGCGGGCTGCTCTTCGGCCGCCGCACCTGGCCCGGCTCCCCGGCCCGCCAACTCCTGCTCATCGGCGCCGGGTTCCTGCTCGGCTCGCTGCCGATGCTCGCCGATCCCGCTCCGACGCTGGCCATCGCGGCCGCCGTCCTGCCCGGCCTGTTCCTCGCGCCGCTCCTGGTCACCGGCTTCCACGCACTCGACGTCCTCGTCCCGCGCAGCACCCTCGCCGAGGCGTCGGCCTGGCTGATCGCCTGTCTCGGCCTGGGGCAGGCCGCCGGCACCGCGCTCGCCGGCCTCGTCCCCTCTACCGCCCCCGCAGGGACCGCCGCCGTCGCGGCCGCCGGCGCCGCGCTCGGCCTGTTCCTGCTGCTGGTCACCCGCCGCCATCTCACCCTGCAGACACCGAAGGGCGTGGGGTGCGAATCAGCCGAGCCGCTGACCGGATCGAGATGA
- a CDS encoding MFS transporter, giving the protein MATHTSATTAVPPARTAHSVVWILITSSLVVKAGGFSWDFLGYYVADGTGHGTTAAGAALTAFGVGWCLGQASAGALTDRLGQRTALVTLMILSALACLALAVATSLPALLGVAVCLGLTMEAHRPAVSASINEAIPSEAGRTRAQTWTYFASNVGIAICGGAGGYLAHTYGYRILFVVNAFVCLAFALVARRTLAPRPPTADTPSAGYRQVLADPTLRWITVVAVCSMVCAWGLVSVLPLLMTNDALPATSFGLAMVANTVGVLALTPPLMRLLVGRGEAVRFPFVPVLAAGSAILGLGITIAAFQHTVLGYAIAAVVLVPGEVCYSVAVGAYISTAAPPGATGRYQAVISGATALASLPPLGIALALEAGGRPLVAGLLAASAALAVTACYPLARSLRSRATPRPDDRS; this is encoded by the coding sequence ATGGCCACTCACACCTCCGCCACCACGGCCGTGCCGCCCGCCCGCACGGCGCACTCCGTCGTCTGGATTTTGATCACCAGCTCGCTCGTCGTGAAGGCCGGCGGGTTCAGCTGGGACTTCCTCGGCTACTACGTGGCCGACGGGACCGGACATGGGACCACCGCAGCCGGAGCCGCGCTCACCGCATTCGGGGTCGGCTGGTGTCTGGGCCAGGCATCGGCCGGCGCGCTGACCGACCGGCTCGGCCAGCGCACTGCCCTGGTCACCCTGATGATCCTGTCCGCGCTCGCGTGCCTCGCGCTCGCCGTCGCCACCTCCCTGCCCGCGCTGCTCGGCGTCGCCGTCTGCCTGGGACTGACCATGGAGGCCCACCGGCCGGCCGTGTCGGCCTCCATCAACGAGGCGATCCCCAGCGAGGCCGGCCGCACACGCGCACAGACCTGGACGTACTTCGCGAGCAATGTGGGCATCGCGATCTGCGGTGGCGCGGGCGGATATCTCGCCCACACCTACGGCTACCGCATCCTGTTCGTCGTCAACGCCTTCGTGTGCCTGGCCTTCGCGCTCGTCGCCCGCCGGACCCTGGCCCCCAGGCCACCCACCGCGGACACGCCGTCGGCCGGCTACCGACAGGTCCTGGCGGACCCCACCCTGCGCTGGATCACCGTGGTCGCCGTCTGCTCGATGGTCTGCGCCTGGGGGCTCGTCTCGGTCCTGCCGCTGCTCATGACCAACGACGCCCTCCCGGCGACGAGTTTCGGCCTGGCGATGGTCGCCAACACCGTGGGCGTCCTCGCCCTGACCCCGCCCCTGATGCGCCTGCTCGTCGGCCGCGGCGAGGCCGTCCGGTTTCCGTTCGTGCCCGTCCTCGCGGCCGGCTCGGCCATCCTCGGCCTCGGCATCACCATCGCGGCGTTCCAGCACACGGTCCTGGGCTACGCGATCGCCGCCGTCGTCCTGGTCCCGGGCGAGGTCTGCTACAGCGTCGCCGTCGGCGCCTACATCTCCACCGCCGCCCCGCCCGGCGCCACCGGCCGCTACCAGGCCGTCATCAGCGGCGCGACCGCGCTCGCCTCCCTGCCGCCCCTCGGCATCGCGCTCGCCCTGGAGGCCGGCGGCCGCCCCCTGGTCGCCGGCCTCCTCGCCGCCAGCGCCGCCCTCGCCGTCACCGCCTGCTACCCCCTCGCCCGCTCCCTGCGCAGCCGCGCCACCCCCCGCCCCGACGACAGGAGTTGA
- a CDS encoding peptidase M23 — MDQRDVMRGALKASGVVKKGAQLKFGAIALVVFFVGLILLGMFFPAGQATASDCEDTGPGTADASASSDAGGSGTASGTLHEQQVSYAKTIDKEVQKAKLPGRATLIALMTAMQESTMQNLDHGDRDSVGLFQQRPSMNWGTRQQIMTPSFAADSFLLGRGGNEGLVDIKGWEKLPLGTAAQKVQKSAHPELYAGHETAMRKLAKDAGIDLERGGSSTGSGSATAADDGKPVTSENNGCGVAKPGAGGTGGSAGGKFTDGKQTWDLKNPRSVDEAIAWAKKHSGSGSSADWYQRCLAFTAIVYGWQFSGVNYAIDHYSVVPKSMQHDGDRHPPAGALMYWDTGHRAGHIAVYLGNGKVASNDILRPGYIDVVDAELFETKWGAKYIGWTPPVFPRAG; from the coding sequence GTGGACCAGCGGGATGTGATGCGCGGCGCCCTCAAGGCCTCCGGCGTCGTCAAGAAGGGCGCGCAGCTCAAGTTCGGGGCCATCGCCCTCGTCGTCTTCTTCGTCGGGCTGATCCTGCTCGGCATGTTCTTCCCCGCCGGGCAGGCGACCGCCTCCGACTGCGAGGACACCGGCCCCGGCACCGCGGACGCCTCCGCCTCCTCCGACGCGGGCGGCTCCGGCACGGCCTCCGGCACGCTCCACGAGCAGCAGGTCTCGTACGCCAAGACCATCGACAAGGAGGTCCAGAAGGCCAAGCTCCCCGGCCGCGCCACCCTCATCGCGCTCATGACCGCGATGCAGGAGAGCACGATGCAGAACCTTGATCACGGGGACCGAGACTCGGTGGGGCTGTTCCAGCAGCGGCCCTCCATGAACTGGGGCACCCGGCAGCAGATCATGACGCCGAGCTTCGCAGCCGACAGCTTCCTGCTCGGCCGCGGCGGCAACGAGGGCCTCGTCGACATCAAGGGCTGGGAGAAGCTGCCGCTCGGCACGGCCGCGCAGAAGGTCCAGAAGTCCGCCCACCCCGAGCTGTACGCCGGACACGAGACGGCGATGCGCAAGCTCGCCAAGGACGCGGGCATCGACCTCGAGCGAGGCGGCTCCAGCACCGGATCCGGCTCGGCGACCGCAGCGGACGACGGCAAGCCCGTCACCAGCGAGAACAACGGCTGCGGCGTGGCGAAGCCGGGCGCCGGTGGGACCGGCGGCAGCGCGGGCGGCAAGTTCACCGACGGCAAGCAGACCTGGGACCTGAAGAACCCGCGCTCGGTGGACGAGGCGATCGCCTGGGCCAAGAAGCACTCCGGTTCAGGCTCCTCCGCCGACTGGTATCAGCGCTGCCTGGCCTTCACCGCGATCGTCTACGGCTGGCAGTTCAGCGGGGTCAACTACGCCATCGACCACTACAGCGTCGTGCCGAAGTCCATGCAGCACGACGGCGACCGGCATCCCCCCGCGGGCGCCCTCATGTACTGGGACACCGGCCACAGGGCGGGGCACATCGCCGTCTATCTGGGCAACGGCAAGGTCGCGAGCAACGACATCCTCCGGCCGGGCTACATCGACGTCGTCGACGCCGAGCTCTTCGAGACCAAGTGGGGCGCCAAGTACATCGGTTGGACCCCGCCCGTCTTCCCCAGGGCCGGATAG
- a CDS encoding conjugal transfer protein yields MSALRKMLNLPPKEPKGGDEGITAVADASVEAPSPEAGEGRGTRAPAALGWAEEEESSGRSAARKAGRVAIWLVIGLAAFTGVRTWVFPTKPPTPVEQADPQAEAKKNNVPEAEAQQVAARFARSYMNWNAQEPDARAKELEADLAKGIDPKLGWNGSGVQLVAQTIPGTVTQVGGKRARVRVDVRVSTVTGSGKNQRTATSWRGLEVPVAQGEGRVVVTGQPALVGMPTAAGYKAPEGPEADTQLAGMTRETVKDFLKSWAQGSEDQAAAPGADIEPLGSGLALDTLDSWVVDAGTGDKRSGTATVRWKLGGAQVQQTYQITLTKVSASSASRWQVEAVTAKTA; encoded by the coding sequence ATGAGTGCGCTGCGGAAGATGCTGAATCTTCCACCGAAAGAGCCCAAGGGCGGTGATGAGGGAATCACCGCTGTCGCGGACGCCTCGGTGGAGGCGCCTTCGCCAGAGGCGGGGGAGGGGAGGGGGACGCGAGCGCCGGCCGCGCTGGGCTGGGCGGAGGAGGAGGAGTCCTCGGGACGCTCGGCCGCCCGCAAGGCGGGACGGGTCGCGATCTGGCTGGTCATCGGCCTGGCCGCGTTCACCGGCGTGCGCACGTGGGTCTTCCCCACGAAGCCGCCGACGCCCGTCGAGCAGGCGGACCCGCAGGCCGAGGCCAAGAAGAACAACGTGCCCGAAGCCGAGGCGCAGCAGGTCGCGGCCCGGTTCGCTCGCAGCTACATGAACTGGAACGCGCAGGAACCCGATGCCCGCGCCAAGGAGCTCGAGGCGGACCTGGCCAAGGGCATCGACCCGAAGCTCGGGTGGAACGGCTCCGGCGTCCAGCTGGTCGCGCAGACCATCCCGGGCACCGTGACCCAGGTCGGCGGCAAGCGGGCCCGGGTGCGGGTCGACGTGCGGGTGAGCACGGTGACCGGCAGCGGCAAGAACCAGCGGACCGCGACGAGTTGGCGCGGACTGGAGGTGCCGGTCGCCCAGGGCGAGGGCCGGGTGGTGGTCACCGGGCAGCCCGCGCTGGTCGGCATGCCGACCGCCGCCGGCTACAAGGCGCCGGAGGGCCCCGAGGCCGACACCCAGCTCGCGGGCATGACCCGCGAGACGGTCAAGGACTTCCTCAAGTCGTGGGCCCAGGGCAGCGAGGACCAGGCGGCCGCGCCCGGCGCGGACATCGAGCCGCTCGGCTCCGGACTCGCGCTCGACACCCTCGACTCCTGGGTCGTGGACGCCGGCACCGGCGACAAGAGGTCCGGCACGGCAACGGTGCGCTGGAAGCTCGGCGGCGCCCAGGTCCAGCAGACCTACCAGATCACCCTCACCAAGGTCTCGGCGTCCAGCGCGAGTCGCTGGCAGGTCGAGGCGGTCACCGCCAAGACCGCGTAG
- a CDS encoding SH3 domain-containing protein: MAALKRFATVALSVSLLAGGAAALAPTASAASSDCSTYDQSAEVDGNGINFRSGPSTSYKSKGLVYNADQLALYCKSGSWYKAKLKKRSKGGLPAGTYGWIRQDMIKFHLAG; this comes from the coding sequence ATGGCCGCACTCAAGCGCTTCGCCACCGTCGCCCTGTCCGTCTCCCTGCTCGCCGGCGGCGCCGCAGCCCTCGCACCGACCGCATCGGCCGCCAGCAGCGACTGCTCCACCTACGACCAGAGCGCGGAAGTCGACGGGAACGGCATCAACTTCCGCTCCGGCCCGTCGACGTCGTACAAGTCCAAGGGCCTGGTCTACAACGCGGACCAGCTGGCCCTCTACTGCAAGAGCGGCTCCTGGTACAAGGCCAAGCTCAAGAAGCGGTCCAAGGGCGGACTGCCGGCCGGCACGTACGGCTGGATCCGCCAGGACATGATCAAGTTCCACCTCGCCGGATAG
- a CDS encoding cell division protein FtsK, translating into MSTQTSIPIQALRNSLRLTDPHTLTALNSAHTPLLGLADRDRPVHLPPGAEHALVATGAGGGTTTLLRSLTAQALALGASVDLIDPGGAGHQWARDLPGVRYLSRIPEIHDHLLINVAALQDGTAAWDGSWRGRRVMVIEHLGTVAYGLREYWSQTRPETQLEEAPGVEALGVLLAAGPGFGIQIFAGNPRVGLPGLGAVPVKDVFPTRVLAYGGAALWQRVAPEVWSIPPYSLIPGRMHVVAEQKATAFQALFLSDVEARALARGVIETGEAA; encoded by the coding sequence ATGAGCACCCAGACCTCCATCCCGATCCAGGCCCTGCGCAACTCGCTGCGCCTCACGGACCCCCACACCCTGACCGCCCTGAACTCCGCCCACACTCCGCTCCTCGGTCTCGCCGACCGCGACCGCCCCGTCCACCTGCCGCCCGGCGCCGAGCACGCCCTGGTCGCCACCGGCGCCGGCGGCGGCACCACCACCCTGCTGCGCTCCCTGACCGCGCAGGCCCTGGCGCTGGGCGCGAGCGTCGACCTCATCGACCCGGGCGGCGCCGGCCACCAGTGGGCCCGCGACCTGCCCGGGGTGCGCTACCTGTCGCGGATCCCGGAGATCCACGACCACCTCCTGATCAACGTGGCCGCCCTGCAGGACGGTACCGCTGCCTGGGACGGCAGTTGGCGCGGACGCCGGGTCATGGTCATCGAGCACCTGGGCACCGTCGCGTACGGGCTGCGCGAGTACTGGTCCCAGACCCGCCCGGAGACCCAGCTGGAGGAGGCCCCGGGCGTCGAGGCCCTCGGCGTCCTGCTCGCCGCGGGCCCTGGCTTCGGCATCCAGATCTTCGCCGGCAATCCGCGCGTGGGCCTGCCGGGCCTGGGCGCTGTCCCCGTCAAGGACGTCTTCCCCACCCGGGTCCTCGCCTACGGCGGCGCCGCGCTGTGGCAGCGCGTCGCCCCCGAGGTGTGGTCCATCCCGCCGTACTCCCTCATCCCGGGCCGCATGCATGTCGTCGCCGAGCAGAAGGCGACCGCGTTCCAGGCGCTGTTCCTCAGCGACGTCGAAGCCCGCGCCCTGGCCCGCGGCGTCATCGAGACGGGTGAGGCGGCATGA
- a CDS encoding ATP-binding protein, with protein MSTSSKAAKKSASKFGRLLGLGAERLMKEPQLVAIADGLVVTDVGAEAWFTLSASNTDLMPEDRQDMEQDAAALALAKTLPGYDCHLKVIWARLDGEDYREEARKIFSAGDVEAVADMWARRLDTLDLPQRHLLLGIRLVERDSAANAVVKNGVTGALGVGHTGLDETELAHLDGLARRMERRLEATPWRARIAPAELLAWAVSRESFRPQPAPPHLPTISGASLVRLTQSKAIPHADHVRMMDARGETAAWVSVLAMPAFPEELITPGEQEWLRCLSEISYTHPETGDDALVCPEASVRFSVWQKGQAIKAVDKQRQLAKEQRRSAAEGSAGETFAETEETERVMEDLRRQMSRDGMTILEDHPRIIVSSTESLEDLRARTDAVTSHYAGLSIDVTVASEEQRELWLEAQIGDMLRVLDLGHIRTTDALAASMFWGGSEAGDDEGPIAGLLTGTTPGVCRIDITAGSARGDATTTAFVGRSGRGKTTSMMLATLIAGLKGAFSLMLGFKGDEGGLVKAGEYLGLDSHHVTCGVETPAVADVFRLLPKGDAALQVVSQLLIILPERMRDAGVETHLLRACNAIAQHDDAATWRVIEYLQASSDPLAIEAGDALSELSQTQLGAPLLGNPHDGASPLRPEPGLWLVQVPGLTMPQAGTRPGEMTMTERVSLALMRGLIAYALNTSARADLRNLPKVVAIPEVHVLTGTDDGRRFIDYIARTGRALDTSLAIDTQDPKSLLGMDGVLEAITTVCAFEQSTRSQQDAMAELLRLPVSDSTRALIHGVGKDAHGDIRHGHCIVRDRRDRVATMQWDAPSYELLRALSTNPKDQAEDRESALQDAMPQDEFTGTESADSVHNPPQEGSEAA; from the coding sequence ATGAGCACCAGCAGCAAGGCGGCGAAGAAGTCCGCGTCCAAGTTCGGCCGGCTCCTCGGCCTGGGTGCCGAACGCCTCATGAAAGAACCGCAGTTGGTCGCCATCGCCGACGGCCTGGTCGTCACCGACGTCGGCGCCGAGGCGTGGTTCACCCTGTCCGCCTCCAACACGGACCTCATGCCGGAGGACCGCCAGGACATGGAGCAGGACGCGGCTGCGCTCGCGCTCGCCAAGACGTTGCCCGGCTACGACTGCCACCTCAAGGTGATCTGGGCGCGCCTGGACGGCGAGGACTACCGCGAGGAAGCCCGCAAGATCTTCTCCGCCGGGGACGTCGAGGCGGTCGCCGACATGTGGGCCCGCCGCCTGGACACCCTGGACCTGCCGCAGCGCCACCTCCTGCTCGGCATACGCCTCGTCGAGCGGGACTCCGCGGCCAACGCCGTCGTCAAGAACGGTGTGACCGGCGCGCTCGGCGTGGGCCACACCGGCCTGGACGAGACCGAACTCGCCCACCTCGACGGCCTCGCCCGCCGCATGGAGCGCCGCCTGGAAGCCACCCCCTGGCGCGCGCGGATCGCCCCGGCCGAGCTGCTGGCCTGGGCCGTTTCCCGAGAGAGCTTCCGCCCGCAGCCCGCCCCACCGCACCTGCCCACCATCAGCGGCGCCTCCCTGGTCCGCCTGACCCAGTCCAAGGCCATTCCGCACGCCGACCACGTACGCATGATGGACGCCCGCGGCGAGACCGCAGCCTGGGTCAGCGTCCTGGCCATGCCGGCCTTCCCGGAGGAGCTGATCACCCCCGGCGAGCAGGAGTGGCTGCGCTGCCTCTCGGAGATCAGCTACACCCACCCGGAAACCGGCGACGACGCGCTGGTGTGCCCCGAGGCGTCGGTGCGCTTCTCGGTGTGGCAGAAGGGCCAGGCGATCAAGGCCGTGGACAAGCAGCGCCAGTTGGCCAAGGAGCAGCGCCGCAGCGCGGCCGAAGGGTCGGCCGGCGAGACGTTCGCGGAGACCGAAGAGACCGAGCGGGTGATGGAGGACCTGCGCCGGCAGATGTCCCGCGACGGCATGACCATCCTGGAGGATCACCCCCGCATCATCGTCTCCAGCACGGAGTCCCTGGAGGACCTGCGCGCCCGCACCGACGCGGTCACCTCGCACTACGCGGGCCTGTCCATCGACGTCACGGTCGCCTCCGAGGAGCAGCGCGAGCTGTGGCTGGAGGCGCAGATCGGCGACATGCTGCGGGTGCTGGACCTCGGGCACATCCGCACCACCGACGCGCTCGCCGCCTCCATGTTCTGGGGCGGCAGCGAGGCCGGCGACGACGAGGGCCCGATCGCCGGGCTGCTCACCGGCACCACGCCGGGCGTCTGCCGTATCGACATCACCGCAGGCAGCGCGCGCGGTGACGCCACGACGACGGCGTTCGTCGGACGGTCAGGGCGAGGCAAGACGACCAGCATGATGCTCGCGACGCTGATCGCCGGCCTCAAGGGTGCCTTCAGTTTGATGTTGGGCTTCAAGGGCGATGAAGGCGGCCTGGTGAAGGCCGGCGAGTACCTGGGCCTGGACTCCCACCACGTCACCTGCGGCGTCGAAACCCCGGCCGTCGCCGATGTCTTCCGGCTCCTGCCCAAGGGCGATGCCGCGCTCCAGGTCGTCTCCCAGCTGCTGATCATCCTGCCGGAGCGGATGCGGGACGCCGGCGTCGAGACGCACCTGCTGCGGGCCTGCAACGCCATCGCCCAGCACGACGACGCCGCGACCTGGCGGGTGATCGAGTACCTGCAGGCCAGCAGCGACCCGCTCGCCATCGAAGCCGGCGACGCGCTGTCGGAGCTCTCCCAGACCCAGCTCGGCGCGCCGCTGCTCGGCAACCCGCACGACGGTGCCTCGCCGCTGCGCCCGGAGCCGGGCCTGTGGCTGGTCCAGGTGCCCGGTCTGACGATGCCGCAAGCCGGTACCCGGCCGGGGGAGATGACCATGACCGAGCGGGTCTCCCTGGCGTTGATGCGCGGCCTGATCGCCTACGCGTTGAACACCTCGGCCCGCGCTGACCTGCGAAATCTCCCCAAAGTGGTGGCGATTCCCGAGGTGCACGTCCTCACCGGGACAGACGACGGCCGGAGGTTCATCGACTACATCGCCCGTACCGGACGAGCCCTGGACACCTCTCTGGCGATCGACACCCAGGACCCCAAGTCGCTGCTGGGCATGGACGGTGTTCTGGAGGCGATTACGACCGTTTGTGCGTTCGAGCAGAGCACCCGCTCCCAGCAGGACGCGATGGCCGAACTGCTGCGCCTGCCCGTCTCGGACAGCACCCGCGCACTGATCCACGGCGTCGGCAAGGACGCCCACGGCGACATCCGCCACGGCCACTGCATCGTCCGCGACCGCCGTGACCGGGTCGCCACCATGCAGTGGGACGCCCCCTCCTACGAACTGCTGCGCGCCCTGTCCACCAACCCCAAGGACCAGGCCGAGGACCGTGAGAGCGCCCTCCAGGACGCCATGCCCCAGGACGAGTTCACCGGCACGGAATCCGCGGACTCTGTCCACAACCCGCCGCAGGAAGGGTCGGAAGCCGCATGA
- a CDS encoding cell envelope biogenesis protein OmpA has product MTGLPLPVRLLGRPRVGGLVVPFISYEHAGAALFGSVDPRRHAAALLRRLCQICGQRLDERVCLIVRPMDVRAGIAPEPGLHPECLAYTAKACPMLSGTATHYRTSAASIRHPAGRPCGDPDCPCPRIAPDEQHEIRSGRPADDFDSWMIRAENYRIKKDPQRPERLLGVDLDIPVLRIRPLRRAPRPRLDSEQAELLRTALRSLGL; this is encoded by the coding sequence GTGACTGGTCTTCCCCTTCCCGTGCGGCTGCTCGGGCGCCCTCGCGTCGGCGGCCTCGTGGTGCCGTTCATCTCCTACGAGCACGCCGGGGCTGCGCTGTTCGGCAGCGTCGATCCGCGGCGCCACGCCGCGGCACTGCTGCGGCGGCTCTGCCAGATCTGCGGTCAGCGTCTCGACGAACGCGTCTGCCTGATCGTCCGCCCCATGGACGTCCGCGCCGGCATCGCCCCCGAGCCCGGCCTCCACCCCGAGTGCCTGGCCTACACGGCCAAGGCGTGTCCCATGCTGAGCGGCACCGCGACGCACTACCGCACGAGTGCCGCGAGCATCCGCCATCCCGCGGGCAGGCCGTGCGGCGATCCGGACTGCCCGTGCCCGCGGATCGCCCCCGATGAGCAGCACGAGATCCGCTCGGGGCGGCCCGCCGACGACTTCGACTCCTGGATGATCCGCGCCGAGAACTACCGGATCAAGAAGGATCCGCAGCGCCCCGAGCGGCTCCTCGGAGTGGACCTGGACATCCCCGTGCTGCGCATCCGGCCACTGCGACGCGCCCCTCGGCCACGGCTCGACAGCGAGCAGGCCGAGCTGCTGCGTACCGCCCTGCGCTCCCTGGGCCTGTAG
- the trpA gene encoding tryptophan synthase subunit alpha: protein MTTLTPAANGLTALLAHRQRPALGAFLPAGFPNWTAGIETLRAFTRHGAGFLEVGVPHHTPSLDGPDIAAAYAQALGQGARMAHVFSTIRLAASSTAVPVVAMSYWAPVLDFGPTRFAQDLAQAGAAGAMIPDLPVAEAGEWIDAARQAGLHTPQFAPRGASDDQLAAITAAASGWIYAPAASAPTGYQGDLDLPAIDAFTTRLRSYTSLPVVGGIGISTPQRAAIVAPYVDGVVIGSPLVRPLLEGPAGLDGAVEQVRAFAHALHTPARPHPLSA, encoded by the coding sequence ATGACCACGCTGACCCCTGCCGCCAACGGGCTCACCGCACTGCTCGCTCACCGGCAGCGACCGGCCCTCGGCGCGTTCCTGCCCGCCGGCTTCCCCAACTGGACGGCCGGGATCGAGACCCTGCGCGCCTTCACCCGCCACGGCGCCGGCTTCCTCGAAGTCGGCGTCCCCCACCACACCCCCAGCCTCGACGGCCCGGACATCGCCGCCGCCTACGCCCAGGCCCTGGGCCAGGGCGCACGCATGGCCCACGTCTTCTCCACCATCCGCCTCGCCGCCTCCAGCACCGCCGTCCCCGTGGTCGCCATGAGCTACTGGGCCCCCGTCCTCGACTTCGGCCCCACCCGCTTCGCCCAGGACCTCGCCCAGGCCGGGGCCGCCGGCGCGATGATCCCCGACCTTCCCGTCGCCGAGGCCGGCGAGTGGATCGACGCCGCCCGCCAAGCAGGACTGCACACACCGCAGTTCGCACCGCGCGGCGCCAGCGACGACCAGCTGGCCGCCATCACCGCGGCCGCCTCCGGCTGGATCTACGCCCCGGCAGCCTCCGCCCCCACCGGCTACCAGGGAGACCTGGATCTGCCCGCGATCGACGCCTTCACCACCCGGCTGCGGTCCTACACCTCCCTGCCCGTGGTCGGCGGCATCGGCATCTCCACCCCCCAACGCGCCGCGATCGTCGCCCCGTACGTCGACGGTGTCGTGATCGGCTCCCCGCTGGTCCGGCCCCTGCTCGAGGGCCCCGCGGGTCTCGACGGCGCCGTGGAACAGGTCCGGGCCTTCGCCCACGCCCTGCACACGCCTGCCCGTCCCCACCCGCTCTCTGCGTGA
- a CDS encoding HNH endonuclease family protein: MNLTTRRTALAGLVLAATLTGCSALADQSAGDNAKAPAAGPAAAGTAQHALAQLMVKGPAPMTGYDREAKFGPAWSDSTTAPGAQNSCDTRNDVLRRDLQHITFKGTSRCVVATGTLADPYTGKTIHFVRGPQSAQVQIDHVVALGASWRVGAAQLTQQQRAALGNDPENLIAAAGPANAAKSDGDAATWLPANKSFRCTYVARQIAVKAKYRLWVTPPEKAAMTRILAGCPDQPLPTDSSSGVVLPDLK, encoded by the coding sequence TTGAACCTCACCACCCGCCGCACCGCGCTGGCCGGCCTCGTCCTGGCCGCCACGCTCACCGGCTGCTCCGCCCTCGCCGACCAGAGCGCCGGCGACAACGCCAAGGCGCCCGCCGCAGGTCCGGCGGCGGCCGGCACCGCCCAGCACGCCCTGGCGCAACTCATGGTCAAAGGCCCGGCCCCGATGACCGGATACGACCGCGAGGCCAAGTTCGGACCGGCCTGGTCGGACTCCACGACCGCACCCGGGGCACAGAATTCGTGCGATACCCGAAACGACGTTCTCCGCCGCGACCTGCAGCACATCACCTTCAAGGGGACCTCCCGGTGTGTGGTCGCCACCGGCACCCTCGCCGACCCCTACACCGGCAAGACCATCCACTTCGTGCGCGGCCCGCAGAGCGCTCAGGTCCAGATCGACCACGTCGTCGCGCTCGGCGCCAGCTGGCGGGTGGGGGCGGCCCAACTCACCCAGCAGCAACGGGCGGCCCTGGGGAACGACCCGGAAAATCTGATTGCGGCCGCGGGGCCGGCGAACGCCGCGAAGTCCGACGGTGACGCCGCCACCTGGCTGCCGGCCAACAAGAGCTTCCGCTGCACGTACGTCGCCCGGCAGATCGCCGTCAAGGCCAAGTACCGGCTGTGGGTCACCCCGCCGGAGAAGGCGGCCATGACCCGCATCCTGGCTGGCTGCCCCGACCAGCCGCTGCCCACCGATTCCAGCAGCGGCGTCGTCCTGCCGGACCTGAAGTAA